GACAGCGTTTCCTTGGTTATGCGCTACGCCACTTTGGTAACGTATGTAGTTAACTCGGACACAAAATACGGAACCGTTCTGCAGAGAGCTGCCATCCAGAGTCTAAACAACAAGTTGGCCGACCTGTATCCAAAGACCACACTGGATAGGATCTATTACCGCGTCAATGATCACTTCTGGTCACGAACCTTGTTGTACCTCATCAGGTTCTACGTAGGATCTTCTATTATGGTAGTCGTTGGTCCGATGCTTACATCCATTTGGGTTTACTTTTTTCATGAAAAATTTACCTATATGCATTGCTATCCCTACTTTATATTCAATCCCGAGAAACATTCAGTATGGATCTACGTTGGCATCTATGCTCTAGAGTGGCTGCACAGCACCCAGATGGTTATATCCAATATCGCCACAGATATGTGGCTGATTTACTTTCAAGTGCAGATATGCATGCACCTTAGGGCCATGATAAAATCCATAGAGGACTACCAGCCTAGATGGGAAAACGATGTCGCTGATCGTCACTTTTTGTCGAAGATAGTGGACAAGCACCACTATCTGGTGAAGTAAGGATTCAAATactctttcttgttttttttaatcttacATACTTCCAACCCCAGCCTACAAACAGACCTGAATTCAATATTTGGTAGCTCCCTACTCCTAAGCCTTCTCAGCACAGCCTCGGTTCTCTGTACGGTTTCGGTATACACTCTGATACAAGGACTTAACTTGGAGGGCGTTACCTATGTGATTTTTATTGGCACCTCTGTGGTCCAGATGTACCTGGTTTGTTATCATGGACAGCAGGTTCTCGACTTGGTTAGTTATTGTCTCAGTTCTCATTTGTTTATGCTATAATTCCCATCCCTTTCAGAGCGCATATATAAGCCACGCTGTTTACAACCACAATTTCCACAACGCATCCTTGTCCTATAAGAAATTCCTTCTTATAATCATTATTCGATCCCAAAAACCGGTGGAGTTGAACGCCATGGGTTACTTGCCTATCTCGCTGGACACTTTTAAGCAGGCAAGGGAAATCGACCTTTTTGGGATCTAAATATTAACTTATTTAACTATTCTCTTTCAGCTGATGAGCGTTATTTATCGAGCCATCACCATGTTGCGACAGATGATTCAGTAGACGCACgagattttgacaaaattagTCGCTTTAATCACACTAATAGCTACATATGTAGAAACAACTTAACTAGAACATCACTTGGGATCTGTGGGCAGCTTGAACCCCACCAGGTCCGCAGTATCCCTCACGGATCGCTCGCCCCTCCCGTGGTACTCCTTGTACAGCTCCGTGTACTTGCGTTGGCTGCTCAGGTAGGTAAGGTAGGCCTGACCCAAGAAGAGAGCCTCGTCGCGGCGCTTGCACAGTTGCTGGTCCGTGGTCTCAAACTTCTTGTACTGGGCGAGAATGTACCGGGCCGCCAGCGAGTCCTTGATGCAGCCGTTGGGCGAGGCCTGACGCAGCTCGTGCAAAAGGGAGCGTAGAACCTTAGTTGCCATCCTTAGTAAAGGAATATGTTTTAGTAAaggcttttaaaataaataaaaacaaacccaGATTTCTTACGTGATTCTTTTTAACGAACAGCTGATTTCAAGGGAGTTGCCAGACCGACTCGAATAGTATAAAATCATTTGGTCACATCATAAGAAAGCTTTTAACCCTTATTGGTACTCTCCACCCTGGCATAAAgttaaatatacaaatattttgaatgaagCTTTTCGATAAAAgattgtttaaaataaaaaagttctGAGAAAAAGAATAAATTCCATACTAGAAGTAACACTTCCAGTGGCCAAGAAATTAGTTCCAGAAACGAATACAACGGGAGGAAGTTCGTGggaaaaaatcatttattttaaaagttatcaTTTAGTAGTCAACTCTGCGTAGTATTGCGGGTTCACTTCCTTGGCTTGCCACCGGCAGCGGGTTTCTGGCCGGGCTTCTTGGCGGGTCCCTTGCCAGCACCTCCCTTGGTGACCTTGCCGGCACCGGCCTTGGTGGCCTTGGCGGCGGGCTTCTTCTTGGGATCGGGCTTTGCCTTGGGGGCCTTCACAGGCTTAACGAGGGCCTCGCGCTGGCTCTTCAGAGCTTTGACGATCTTCTGTTCCTCGATCAGGAAGGCGCGGACGATGCGCTCGCGCAGGCAACCGTGGCAGAGGACACCGCCGTAGGTGCGCGACACGGTCTTGTGGCGCTTGGACAGGCGGGGGCGCTCGCTGGGACGAGAGGGGGTGATGCCCTTAAGCTTCTCCTTGCACTGTCCACAACGGGGAACGGTTTTGTTCTTCTTGACGTACTGGTAGACCAGACGTCCTCCGGGAGTGCGCACACTAAAAGGCAAAAGATCCGAGAGTGAGTTTAAAGCCGGTTAGGATTGGATTAGTTAGTAGTTACATGCGCCTCCTGTTGGAGCGTGTGTTGTAGGACAG
The Drosophila bipectinata strain 14024-0381.07 chromosome 3R, DbipHiC1v2, whole genome shotgun sequence DNA segment above includes these coding regions:
- the LOC108120255 gene encoding protein FMC1 homolog; the protein is MILYYSSRSGNSLEISCSLKRITMATKVLRSLLHELRQASPNGCIKDSLAARYILAQYKKFETTDQQLCKRRDEALFLGQAYLTYLSSQRKYTELYKEYHGRGERSVRDTADLVGFKLPTDPK
- the RpL34b gene encoding large ribosomal subunit protein eL34 → MVQRLTLRRRLSYNTRSNRRRIVRTPGGRLVYQYVKKNKTVPRCGQCKEKLKGITPSRPSERPRLSKRHKTVSRTYGGVLCHGCLRERIVRAFLIEEQKIVKALKSQREALVKPVKAPKAKPDPKKKPAAKATKAGAGKVTKGGAGKGPAKKPGQKPAAGGKPRK
- the Or85f gene encoding odorant receptor 85f, giving the protein MQSVQYSYEDFAEMPSSLFRLMGYDMLETTRTRLQRIMMQLYRVLCLGSHCVCLGFMFFRLFEMKTIDSVSLVMRYATLVTYVVNSDTKYGTVLQRAAIQSLNNKLADLYPKTTLDRIYYRVNDHFWSRTLLYLIRFYVGSSIMVVVGPMLTSIWVYFFHEKFTYMHCYPYFIFNPEKHSVWIYVGIYALEWLHSTQMVISNIATDMWLIYFQVQICMHLRAMIKSIEDYQPRWENDVADRHFLSKIVDKHHYLVNLQTDLNSIFGSSLLLSLLSTASVLCTVSVYTLIQGLNLEGVTYVIFIGTSVVQMYLVCYHGQQVLDLSAYISHAVYNHNFHNASLSYKKFLLIIIIRSQKPVELNAMGYLPISLDTFKQLMSVIYRAITMLRQMIQ